Part of the Xiphophorus couchianus chromosome 19, X_couchianus-1.0, whole genome shotgun sequence genome is shown below.
CTGTAAAATGTCTTgagattatatttattattaagaaTTTCCTccatagaaataaactgaattggaATGTTTCAATTCAGTGCCCGGAGAGACTCGGGCACCATTTTAGTCCCAAGCATgatatgaaaacaaacacacctacacacacacacacaccccacacacacacacacacacaccccacacacacacacacacacacaccaccacctCATTCTTTTCCAGACATGTTTGACATGAAAATGGGAACAAGAGCAACAGAAATCAACTCACTTGTTTACTACCTTTTTGCTAGTTTCTTTATTTGggaagatttttgttttaaatccaaaCGTTTGTGTAATTACAATCAGAagtcaaattttgaaaaaaaaaaaaaaaagtcatattggagttttattttctgacccTCGCATCGAAACTATCcaggaaaaagtttttaaatgtaaatgcttcatcaacaggaaaataaattctTTTGTAAAGCATAAGCACCAGACATACAGCAGAAATCTGAGTTTTATGTCTACTGTATAAAAAggtaactttgtttttcttactaATATTAAAAAAGACTAAACATTTCCTGCTTTAGGCCATTTATGattatcaaaaataactttgattcaCCGTCACAACAATTGGTGAGAGATTTTACTTTGTtctattgttttctttacagatttttttttcttcaaagtcaGACGTTTATACATGCAGAAAGATCGCTGCACTTTGCAAAAGTTATTAAAGACGATGATGTCAGGCTTTTATAAGCTTCTGTTGACATTTGAGCGAAATGGAGGCCGAAGATTTAATTAAGGATGTATTTCAAGGCGACGCCCAAAACGGATTTCTTTCTTGTGCTACgtcaagaaacaaaagcaatccAGTCAAGTCAGTAGACATATCAGGAAGAGAACCGTGGGTCTCCTGAGAGCGGCTTCACAGATAACAGATAAATGTTTCCACGCAAACAGAACCAGCCTGGAAACATGTCATGGAAATGCTGGTTCTGTTTGCTGGAAATGGCGCGGGATGGCAGCCGCCATCCTGCTGCCGTTCACACGCAGCAGCAGGATGGCGGCTGATAAAACTCATTTTATGATACGTCTGTTTTGTTCCTGAGCCAATGATCTATTTGTTGTGAAGCGTAAACAATAGTTAGGTTGAGATTATGTATGAAAagtctttttcactttttcaaccAAATctatgttccatttattattcaTCAAAGACAAAtctaaacaggtgagtttttaaAGGGACTCGGTGTTTCGGccgttttgcagttttctggaagtttgttccagataaGTGCAGCATAAGAACTGAGTCTGTGTTTGGATCTTGTACTGtaaatgcagagcagaaccagaaccaaaagacctgagaggttctggaaggttgatacgaCAACAGCAGACCTTTAATGTGTGTTGCTGCGAGGCAGTTcaatgatttataaactaacatcagtattttaaagtctattctctcagtgaaggactgtactgtagaactgggtgatgtagaactgggtgatgttttccatcttcctggttttagtcagaactccagcagcagcgttctggatcagctgcagctcaatataaattaaactgattgtttgaaatgtttcaacAGACACTCTTCAAACTAATCAGTTTGAgtcagggccgtgcagagacctttgtAGGGGCAGAgggtcaaatttaaaaaaggggcacattgaacaaaaacaccgtacaacaacatagcaacaagccatattaatcaagaatctaattggatcctactatatcatcACCATCATGTcgggaaatgcaaagcaaatctagtttatattttccccaacagatataaagtttctgtttctgctgctgacagtcctggagggctgagctgatctgagattgtagctgttaaacagaccagaggagagaaggtcaaaggttataaAATTATGAGCGGAAATATGATTTATCTCCTCCAGCTGAAGCCAGACATCTGTGAGGCTCGTTGTGTTTTCTCCCTGCTGGAACCCTGTCAGGCACCGCAGAGCATGAACACGGAGCTCCTCCATGTTTACGGTTTAAGATGGATCCCAGACTCCAGTAAGAATTCAGATTTGTGCAAGAGGTCAGTGATCCTGCAGTTAGACCAGATCAGACTCAACATGTCTGCTCGCTGTTCTCGCTCTCgcaaaaatgactcattttcatCAGTCACCGATCTCTGCTtggtagcttttttttaaatttatttttcagtgatCAGAATGATAACTGATCATTCTCAGTAAACACAAAAGTGTAATTTGATTGTAACTCATCAATCTACTTAATTGTGTTTATGTGTCAAAAGTTCTACTAACAGTCTATATTTTTTCTATCTGAATTCATCTGGAGGAATACATTTTACTTGTTGTTGATGTCATGAAAAGGAAATACATGAATAtataatcaaaatatatttgatgttgattttatattgatatttaaaggggcagtattatgtaacaTCGACTTTACTGAGCTTTACATCACGCTAGACTGTTATTCCCTCAACCAacacatacctggagtgttgttttgatttgcgaaaccctttaatctccatggcaaccattcagctgtgcaaaacgcttgGGTGGAcgtagctccgccttcaaggcccagctcctcctcagagatGCCGTTTCCAAGCTTCCCAGCTTCAACCTTTCAGACCAGCCCtcccccactcggctccttcagactagccagcagcaattagcaacacCTGTCAAACCTGtgacgggttcgactcccgaaGTCCTCGACGGCCGCATctaggactcaaggcctccaaacatgggtcgcaccaccacagcacgcccccttTCAGTCATActtgatatacagtatgtagcatttttacaacaactgaagttaGCACAgtgacttgattgtgctatataTTGTCACTATaggcctggaaaacacataaagcTGCCACTTTAAACATAAGGTGGAACAACAGTTTAGTTCAGAGAACTGTTTCCTTTCTCTGAATCTACTTCCCTGCTGCTCCGTGTTCTGGTCGTTTGTCTCAGCTGCCTTCGCAGCTGCTCTGGCTGCCAGGGGGACTAAATAAGGACAGAAGGCTGTTGTTTCCCTCCTGCCACAGTCAGGACATCTCAGTGTTTTCTCTCTACCGATCCAGAACCTAATAAAGACCTGACTGAAGAAGCTGGATTCTGGTCTCTATCATaaaggtaaaaagaaacaaactttgcTGGTAGAGTCAATTGGAcacatcagaaacaaaacattacagagAATAACAACATTTTGACAAATGGGACCAGGATCACACGTTGTGTGGTGACTTGCTTTAACTTCAACAgtaaactttctgttttctctcgGTTGTTTCGTCTCCATAAAAGCTACATCAGACGTGGCGCTCTGCTTTCACCGCTGAGATACCCTGACCTGCCAGCAGCTAATCCTTCTCCCCCTCCTGCTGTTAACGTTTTGCTTTTCATCAACATAGAATCTACTCCTGCATCAGTTCATCTGCTTATTTACTCAGTCTGCAACATTGAGATTAGGAAAAGACAAATATTGTGTTTCCTTCACTGTATAAATAGGAAATGACTCAACTTCAGAGGGTGAACAGAGGatccattaaaaatgtacaagCTAAGTACAGtaaggctctgattggttgtttccagttagcactggaagaaggcagaggagcagAAAAGCTCTTCATGATGGAACAGAGGAAATGCCGGCGAGGTGGAGATGAGGTTCTTGTTTCCTCCAATCTGGACGGTTTTGTGTTGAGGGTATTTCAGGGCCGAGCCTCTCTCCGCTATCGGGAACCAATCCAGTGACAGACCTGACCTGACCTCAGCACACCGCAGCTTTCAGTTCGCAAAGCCGCATCACTTTGGTCAACTCTTCCCCATGTTCATCAGCATATCATCACCTTTCTAAAATAACGGccttagtcttttttttttttttgcctaacgttatttttctttttgtgcctAATAATCTTTTGTAAATACAAATggggatcttttttttttttttggtcagatttacttttgtcaaaaaaaaaaaagacataggCCATTACTTTAGGAAGGTAATGTTATTAAATGTCCTCCATTTTTTCCTGATTCTGCACTAAACAGGATCAGAGCCAAAGTCCACTCTGTGTGTCTACAGTAGAAAACCAGCCGACCATCACTTGTTGTTTTTGGGGAAAACTTCTTTATGCTTTTGtttgacaacaaaaatatagaaactCTGCTGTTTGTGCTTGTTGGAAAAAtataagtgtaaaaaaaactaactcaaTCTGCATACAGACGCCAAAGGAGGAACGGAAATgttaatctgaagaaaaaaaacaaagttaatctAAAACTAAACCGAGTCCTTTgagctgctttcattttttcccctcatagtTTTCAGCGATGTGGCCGACTTAGTTCTCTGAGAGACAAAACAACTGCTGACAGTTTGGGGATGGAGGTTTTCAAAAGTACTGATAGTCTACATGCATGTTAGATCTGCCACAGAGTCAGAAGCTGAGAACAACAAGTAGTAACGGACTGCAACAGGTCAGACTCACATTTAAAGTAGTGATTTCAAACAGTAAGGTTAAGTCGTAACTATGGAGTTAAGTATTTTTTCAATCATTGTCTAGTAAATCGTTCCTAGAGTTTGAGTGAGGCGACCTTCGCggcttgtgtttttatgatgtcatGCAGCTCATTATTCAGGCTTAATGGcgcaaaacttttattttggtacCTAAAGGAAAACCTAATGTTACTTAAGATTTGAAATGGTCTCATTCTTCACCGCAATCAGGGAGAGAAGCAGGTCCAGCTGCTGGATTCGGTTTTTCCCCACAGGACACTGTAAAAGCTCATGCCTCCAAATGactgtttttctctctcaaatGTTGCATTGCAAGACAAGATATTTTTATGATGATGAGAATGAGTGGCCCTACAGTCTGGAGCATCATGGGAAGTGTAGGAAGACTGCACTGTAATCCCTACAGCACAGCATGCATTGATTTTCTGAAGGAGATTGTCCTATGTTCCCatttctacttttgttttttattttttttgttctgtcttttCCTTCACGGCGACCCGGTTGGCCaacaaaatacagaacaaacagCAGGAGTGTAAATGTGAATACTTCTACTACATAATCTcccacaaatacattttaccacactttttcatcaacactTCAGCCATAGTTTACATCAAAACATCCTTCACGAGAACGCAGTCATGTTGACAACATGGCAAatcatttcacagttttatcCCCATGAAGCGACACAAGGACATGTCATTCAGAGACCCTGGCATCTTCACTGGCTCGCATATTTACTTTTGAGAGACGGACCGAGGATGCCGTTTCGCCGTTTGGATGAATGGTTtggagaaatgcaccaaaatgACTGAGAGAAACTGTAATTAGTTCAGcagatagacagatagatatCACATGATGAGCTCCAAATCAGTAACCTCGGCATCATCAGCCCCCTCTGGTGTACACCAGTGTCTTTTTACAGTCTTTACATTGTGCACACTACAAGTGGGGGCCCTTGCTAgttctttatttgtttggttttttgtccTGCCGCCTCTGTGGTGCTCAGCCCTGATCAGAAAGCCAAACCACCTCATCACAACTTCCCACAGAACCGTTCCAGCCTTGGCTTTAATTTAGTTTCGCTACTCGGTTTGGTCAAAAACACAGCGTTATCTAGTTTTGTGGccttaaacaaaaaataaaggttgGGGGGGGGTCACCAAAGTTGGCTCAGCAGCGTCTGCTTTAGTAAAGAGTTTCATAAGAGCCCGAGGAAGCTTTCCTCTCTGAAAGAGGCCAGCATTGCCTCAGTGCTGGCGTCTATAAAAAGCCTGTGTGTGCGAGTTTGTAGGGGTGGTTGGACTTTCCACAGCACATCACTTTAGAAGTGGGAGGAGCCAGCTGAGTTAAAAGAGACCAGCTGAAGTGTCGGAGGCAGAGCAGCGGCTGCAGGACCCGGGTGAGTAACATCCTCTGAAGGAGGATTCATGCACGTTCGCTTTGTCACTCCGTTCCAAGTTCCACGTCTAACCAAGTCTGTTTCCTGAAGTGTTTAAGATTTGATTCAGCATGTGCTCTTGATGGTCTGGTGCTCTCGTTTGTATTTCAGCAGCCATTTAATGTCATTTGAGaagatgtttacatttctgagaTAAATATGACACTAACATAACAAGAATATTAAAATCATTAGACACTAAAAAGTAtcaaaaactgattaaacacAAGCATATACCAAATTTGAAGTCTTCTTCTGATGAGTTTATTTGCACTGACCTACATTTTGactctgacttttttctttttttttttttagcttttgtgtttgttttggtcttttttttctcttcccgGACGAGGATTTGGACCGAACCAGACTTTACAATGCGAGTTTCGACCCCAGAAACCCTCCGGCTGAACAACGTCCTGAATCAAGGAGGCAGATGGATTAGAGGAAAATTCAAGAAGATAAAAAGACCGTCCAACCCTCAGGTGGGCGTCGACACTTCCCCAGTTACCAAGGAGCCCTCATCATCTGAGGAGGAGGACTCCCCAGTTGGTAAGAGACAGTCCAAGATTTCACACTAACCATCAGCCTTCAAAATCTCTATTTAATTAAAAGATACATTTCTTCTCTCTTCATCGTCTTTAGAAACTCTAACTTTCGAGCAACTTCTTGAGCAAAGCTTGTACGAGGCCAGCCTTGTGCTGATCAACAGAGAGAACCAACTGTTTGAGCAGGAAACAGACAATGAGGTGCAGAAACATCCCGCAGAAGAGATAGAAAGGCTTTCTGCAGAACGTAGAGCGCTGGAGAAAAAGATACAACAGACTCTGCAGCAGAGTCTGTCTCTGAGGCTCGAAGAGGTCGCCAACGAGACCTCGGTCCAGGCCCTGACGGCCTTAAAATCTGCTGTAAAGGCCATCTACCTGGAAGAGGAGCAGGACCTGCAGAGGAAGCAGCTGAAGAGTCGGACCACGAGCAACTGGCAGGAGCTCCATGACTCAACTCTTTGTGGTTTGGTAGAGCGCCGAATGGACAACCTCTCGGTGGCCCCTGCAGGCCAACCCGGACAATCGTCCATCCAGCTGGACGTCCAGGGCATGGGGAGGCAGCTGAAGGAGGACCTGCTCTTGGTGGTCAACGTGCTGAAGAGCTGCTACCCACCGGAGGCAAACATCTGTCAGTTTTACGCGAGGCTGTATCACCAAAGCCTGAGCGCCAGACTCAGGAAGATTGTGGACTTTGTTCTGGATGATAAGGACTGTACTTTCATCCTGCGCTGGATCAATGAGTTTTACCCAGGGTAAGGCATCATCTCCATTTCCCTTTAAAACAGTTATTCTGCACATATACGCTGTTGCAACACTTCTTTGGGAATAGTTTAGGAGTATTTGGGCTTGAAAGCAGACCTACATTTCTAGTCAGTACTGTTGGATGACATTTCACTCTGGATAATTCTGGATCATTCAGTGACCCCTTCTGTCAGGCTTCAGTGCTGCTGtaccaccatcagtgtgtgaatgtgtgcatgaatgactgaatgtagtgggAGGCGTTTGGGGACTAGACAACTTCAGACCCTTTCGTGAAAAGTTCATTGATATCAGTGACTTTGTTCGTATGAAACACATTCCTGTTTACTGTTCAGGATCTCCACTAGCAACTCTGccttcattaaaaacacacatcatgCAATAGAACTCATTCAAATATATGACAGACTTTAACAGTTCAAAATGTTGATACATGTGTAAAATATGCTATAATTAACAATTCCAGTTATACGTTCTTTGATCCttaaaagcttctttttaaaaactgacttCTGCTCAACTTTTATAAGAGTTAATGGTAGACAGATTCACTCTTTCATCTTACAGTCTAACTGCACACACCAAAGTTTTCAAGCCATTATTTCAGTTAGTTATgatgatttctttctttctttttgcttaaagcaaatgaaaacatgacatttaaaaattaatttagacagccaaaaatatgcatattttaatatatgaatGCAGGCTTAGCAAAAAGTATGTTTAACACCTGCttaaaagttattattttctaaaggtACTTATGATCAAACAAATGAGGCTTATTGAAATGCATGTTCCAAATGATTAAATGTAAATCATAGCTGAGTAAGTCATGTGTCAAAGGtaggttaaaaataattttttgttaaatgctgtttttaactCATAATATTCCACAAAGGACTCTGTCAGACAACTGCTGAAGTTTAACATTAGGATGATTTACTGtcttacaaaaagaaaatcaataatcTAAGACAAATACAAGAACACAAGGGACGTTAAACTAAGAAGACAAACACAAGGaacataaaaccacaaaccagacaaaaaaatgaacagcaaaCACAAATAGCATTAGTAAAAGTAATGAGGATGGATGATAATAATAAGGAACCAAAACACTGATGACAGGAATAATCCAAagggaaaatacaaaaatctgtcCAAAAGAAGAAACTATGAAACTAGACTTGTACAAGGAGTAAAAGAAACTGACAGAATATGGAAAGATTTTGACtaaaataagaccaaaaaaaagggaataaactaacaaaccaacagaaacaaTCCAGAGAAACTATTCAGGAAGGGAACACcagattaaattataaaaaactAAAGTGCCAATAATACCAGAAAAACTATGACACATAATGCCCAGCCCTGTTGTGTAGAGATTTGCACATCAATTCTTTGTTTACCATGCAAgttcaacacacacaccctgcagTTGTTTCAGAGAGTGTGTGCAACATGGCAGTTGGCATAATCATGCAGAACTGCAGCACTGTGTGGCTGAACCAGCTCATGTCAGCTATAGTACCtgtttgttcttgtttctgAAGGTGGGGTTGACacggaataaaaaaaatagaagtcgGACTTAATTTGATCAAAAAGTCTCGTATCCCTTTCAGTAAATTTCCCGGTGTGTTTCGTCATTGTTTCAGAATCCTTAAGAAGCCAGAGCTGGCCAGTGAAATTGATTCAGCAGCACTGGGGCAACTGCTGCCTGGAGATTTACTGGGCAGCCTGGAGGAGCAGTACCTGACCACACAGGAGGTAACGTAGTCACacaagtaataataataaaagtaataataaactGTAATGGATAGTGTACATCTGTATTCTTATTATAATTACAGATAATAGTAACAATTATCTGTAATTAATATTACAGATAATCATCTGTAGCAGATTATAGCACAAGTTAATTGCAGTTTATTGACAAgttataaaaattaataataagtcaaataaataaattttctaaaaaaaaaaaagttttttaaattaaccagGCTGTTTGAGAATCTGTTAAATTATCATTACTTCATTTGTTGGAgccaattaaagctgcagtatgtacgaatatttcagttaattttattAGTTAAGCCCTTTTCTAAAACTAGAAAAGGtcttaaataaaactagaaaaggtcttaaataaaactagaaaaggtcttaaataaaactagaaaagggcttaaataaaactagaaaaggtcttaaataaaactagaaaagggcttaaataaaactagaaaagggcttaaataaaactagaaaaggtcttaaataaaactagaaaaggtcttaaataaaactagaaaaggtcttaaataaaactagaaaagggcttaaataaaactagaaaagggcttaaataaaactagaaaaggtcttaaataaaactagaaaaggtcttaaataaaactagaaaaggtcttaaataaaactagaaaagggcttaaataaaactagaaaaggtcttaaataaaactagaaaaggtcttaaataaaactagaaaaggtcttaaataaaactagaaaaggtcttaaataaaactagaaaaggtCTCTTAGcgagtgctttttattttattgcgtCAAAATCCTCCTCCTCAGATTTTgatattgcttcttttttttttttctaatttgctAATTGTGATGCAACTGTAGTCGTGACATCATTGGTTGCCATCACTGATTCATTACCAAGTTTCAACTGTTTAATTAAAGGTTTAACACGTCACTTTTTTTGCATGTGTAACAAAAATGTCAGCTCTATGTGGAAAGCTACACATGCTAACCGTGTAACCTGCTTGTGTTTGTTCAGACTGAGCTGTCAGTTTACATGAACAACGCTctggaggaagaaaggaagaaattgAGAAAAGGAGAGCAACCGCCGACAGAGGACGGCTGCTTCACCAGCCCTCTGGCCCACGACATCATTCCGGTAGCTATAGCTACTATAGTATAGTAGTTACTAAGGAAAACATTAACCAACAAGGACGTTTCACTTATTAACAGATCTAACACTAATAATTCCTTCCTCCAAATGAGACACTGACatgtaaacaatatttttagattatgaTAACACCAATAAAACATTGTTCAGAGTAAATAGTAGCCAAAAGGTAGCCATGTAGCCGTTTGGTTTGTGTCATGTCAAGATGTTGCATCTGTCTTCATTGAATCGGCTGCTTTATGCTCCTCACTCCTGGTTCCATCAGGGTCAGAGTTCAGTGCCAGAAAGCTGGGCTAAAAACGgggaaaatgaaaatctgaatgaTCTTCTGTGAAGTGCCATTGAAATGCCAAAGGACATCATCATGTGGGCAAACATCAGAGTGTTTGTTCAGCAAATAATCCAGAATAATACAGAGAAATTCTACATTCAGCTAATACAAACAGTGACGCTGGATTACTGCTGAGGTCTGGGGCCTGGAAACTGTTGCAACATTTCTTATATTTGTAGATCTGCAGCTTCAAAACTGAGTAAAGCAcaaattatttctgtcattGTGGTGGTAGATGGTATATGACCAAAATGTAGTTGGagctttaatgaaaaaatgaaaagcaaaaatttacaaaatacagAGATACATGGAGtataatgagaaaaaataacaaGAGGAACCAGCAGGGAGCGAGTGAAGGACAGCTAGTTAAATATTGGGAGAGTGAATGCTGGAACAATAGACCAGGGCTGATTGGCTGACATgctgcaggtgtgaggggagagagagagaatggcACAGGGGGCGAGGGAGAGTAAACAAACAGGGTAACTAGGAAAGCTAATGTAACAAAGAATAACTAAACACAATGAATTAATAATGGACATAATCCAACTAACAGCAGATTGAACTAAGTCAAACAGAATAAGGTCAATCTAATCAAAGCAAGAAATGAAGGAACACAGAACAAATGAGCACAACTACAAACCCAAAACAACCAAAGAGCCTGAGAGTTTCTGAGTTTTTACTGCTTGATTGCCCCTTAAGATGGCTGCTTGGTCACTGTCACTCTCACTAACTGTGTTTCTATTAACCATACTGTGCAACACATCAGTTTCAAAGACATTCTAATTGTTTGATAAGTTTTGCTGTTAGCATGAGGAGTTTATTCGGCCGATATATATATTTCGCTAAACTGCAACAGATACACGTTGTTTgcgtcacacgagtcacatgatcaacaaccggatgttactactggcaaaaacgaCAAGGATGACAGGAAGTCATTTGAGGATAATGGCGCAGCCGCTTTTTTTAATGAGTATCATCACATGAATGAACTTATGCATGTGTGATTGTactttaaattgcttttttccCAATGTTAGCGGAAAACTAACAAAGTTTTGCTATTTGCAGCTACTGTGAGAAGCAGCATTGAGCTTCTATGCAtcacaaatctggagcaaactacaagaaaactgcaaaacagatgaaacactgagttcctttacgTCAAAGCTAAAGTCACACcggtttagagttgcctttgattagtagtaactggaacattgaccaatatatctgatgtgttttgatgattttgattatggcgtttgacaaaaatgtaatgtttatcgCTCGTTTCACAATAGGTGACTGTATGTTTTTGTGATAGAAAGAATTTTAAGcgttcttgttgctgaaatgttttctacaaataaacttgacttgacttgacaTGTGCTGATCAATGTGTTCCATCTGTTCCTGTTTTCAGATCATTAATGGCATGGTAACAGTGACAGAAACAGTCACAGGGAGCCAGCAGAAAGCCCAGAGGATAACACGCCAACTAACCGATATGCTGCAGAGGTAACGCAACGCTTTCTCTACTCCCCCCCAGCTGAAACGTTAACAATGCCAACAAAAACTCATCCGAACCGACTCCTGCAGGTTTAAAGCTTTCCAAGACGACGTCATCAAACAGAACAGCCAGCCACACGTCAAAGCTACCCTGGGCTGTGTGGAACAGTTCAGGTGTGTTTTCTGGTCCACCTGATCCTCTGAATTATCATTCAGAGCTTCATCACTCAGCTGCgggtttgtttctgtctctctaCAGGGACGTCCTCCAGAGGAAAAGCCATTTGTTCCCAGATGATGTGCAGGAAAACTGTTTGACTATCCTGTCCGACATGAGGCAATCCGCCCGTACCTGCTTATTAAGCTCCGTGCACAAGTCCCTCAAGGTGAGGGCTGTTTTAACAAAGACTGAAACGGCGTTTTCATTTTGTCTGCGTCACTCTATTTAAAGTCGTCTGTTTAAACCCAACCAGCCACAGTACCGGAAGCTGGGGACCGGAGACTGGCTGAAGAAGAAGAGTGTGTTTGAGAATCTGCTGAGCAGCTTGGAAAACAGCATCCAGGGCCTGGAGGGCTTGGCTCCGTCCTCTCACCAGGTAACACCCTCCTGATTCCAGCACATAGTTCATACTTGtccatttgtttttgctttttggcaATAGGAGGACCGAAATGCTCTTTTATCGTTTTTAGGGGGTGATTGGTAATCTTCACCAGGAAGTGGTACAAGAATATGTGAAGAGGCTCCTGAGAGGAGAAGTCAAGCTGAAGGACAGAGAGCATCAGCAGACGGCCTTCGACACCGTGATGGACAACGCTGAGAGTTTACACAAGCTTTTCACCAGCATGGTAAGATGCGGTCAACatctcacacacgcacacccacgcccacacaccccccACAGTTAAGGTTGTAGCCTAAGGCTTGTACATTTTCTGAATCCTTAGAGTCTGTTGAGTATTTCGGTTGTTAGCTCTTGTGCCCCTGATGTCCCTGGGTGCCATttggacaaaataaatgtatctagTTTAGGTGAAAAGCGTGGGAAAATGTGTGTTGGTTTTGGTTTAATGAGCTCTAGTGACCTGTGTTTGGACTCAAAACTTAGTGAAAGCCACGAGGCTCCTCTTTAAGATGATACAAAACTCTATATTGTAGACCTTTGACAAATGTCCATAGCATGAGCCTAGACTGGACATACACCTGTCTCAAAAATCAAGATTTGTCCAAAAGGGTTATTAACTTGGTCATAGCTGATGACTATGACTA
Proteins encoded:
- the tnfaip2b gene encoding tumor necrosis factor alpha-induced protein 2 encodes the protein MRVSTPETLRLNNVLNQGGRWIRGKFKKIKRPSNPQVGVDTSPVTKEPSSSEEEDSPVETLTFEQLLEQSLYEASLVLINRENQLFEQETDNEVQKHPAEEIERLSAERRALEKKIQQTLQQSLSLRLEEVANETSVQALTALKSAVKAIYLEEEQDLQRKQLKSRTTSNWQELHDSTLCGLVERRMDNLSVAPAGQPGQSSIQLDVQGMGRQLKEDLLLVVNVLKSCYPPEANICQFYARLYHQSLSARLRKIVDFVLDDKDCTFILRWINEFYPGILKKPELASEIDSAALGQLLPGDLLGSLEEQYLTTQETELSVYMNNALEEERKKLRKGEQPPTEDGCFTSPLAHDIIPIINGMVTVTETVTGSQQKAQRITRQLTDMLQRFKAFQDDVIKQNSQPHVKATLGCVEQFRDVLQRKSHLFPDDVQENCLTILSDMRQSARTCLLSSVHKSLKPQYRKLGTGDWLKKKSVFENLLSSLENSIQGLEGLAPSSHQGVIGNLHQEVVQEYVKRLLRGEVKLKDREHQQTAFDTVMDNAESLHKLFTSMGSQEEWLKEILTNMAEVLKLQDVPALQMQIVSLGHTYPDLSLKHVSALLKLKSNLSKEDRHKVKATLSDTREESNEGAEFRPFFSKVVIK